The region AGTATATCAATCAGATGCTCTGCAGCCTACTATTCTTCCCACTGAAGATCTGGTTAAGGATCACCGCCAGCCTCACGCCCCCCTGAGCGATCCTCTTCTCGACAACCGGCAGCGCCCGGAAGTAATAGTCGTCTGCAGTCCAGTTTCGAAAAGATCTCGTCACACTTGTTGCAATAGAACTACCATAACCAACCACTAATCAAGTTTACACAAGAAACACATGGTTTTAGTCCTATTAATCTCGTACAGCGCCTACCTCGTAAGGTGTCGCCTTGCTCGACGCCCTCGTACGCGTCGCAGGCCAGCAATGCGCTCTCCTTGGCGTACCTGCATTCGACCATTCTCAGCCGTCAGACCCAGCCGCTGAATATATACAAGTTTATACTTTCCTCTAAAAAATGTACAAGTTTATACAAGTTCAGTTTTGCAGTTGGATTGGCTCATCATCATCGTGATCTCGGAGCTTACTTTTCGGCGCAGGTGATCTTGGTTTGGCTGCCGCACGCCTCCCACTGTTTCTCCTCGCTGGACCAGACCTCCTGCAGGACATCAACGTAGTGAGGGATTACTCGGGCTGAAATTAAGCTGAGGCGATGGACTGCAATTGGTAGGTAGCTTACGGTGATGTTGCGCTGGATGGCCTCGATCATGGTGTCCTGGTCCCTGTTGTAAAAGTCCTTCATGGCCTGTGTGATCACGTCTGAATCCCACACCTAGTTTGGAAAGACAGCAGCAACGTTTGATTAGACAGTGAACAGTTAATACAGATCGATCAGTGGGTCTAACAAGTCTAAATGGTGATCGATCGGAAACTGTCAGTGGTACGTACGTGGTGCAGGTTGCTCTTCCTCCTGTACCAGCGGAGTTTGATGGTGTTGCCGCCGAGGTCGTCCACGTGGCCGCAGTGGAGCGGCTGGTGCACGTCGCCCACGAAGTGCGCCAGGAACATCAGGCTCTCCGTCCGATCATCTGCACGTGTACGTCCTATGCTCAGTACACAATACCATGCGAGCGGAAAATGATACGACGTACACGTACTGTACTACCCCCTCCGTTTACAAATATAAGATTTTTTTTGATATTTTAGTATCAACTATATACAAACTGAAATGAATGAACAAACACAATAAAACACGTCTATATACATCAAACTGAGAAAAAAGTTACATTACAACATACTCCCTCATACAttctcttttatccattttgattacaagtatttccggacgtctagatacattctcttttatccattttgatgacaagtattttcgaatggagggagtactaaaacaTCGGAATGAGTAATATTtgtgaacggagagagtacttacacGGGCTGGAGGGGTCCTCCAGCGCGGCGGTGTAGTTGTTGATAGCTCCTACCACGCACACGTCCTTGTTCCCCTTGGTGTCGTGGCAGTCCCCTGCCCAAAATCAAAATCAGTAGGGGCATCGAAGCATGACATAAGACAGGTGCAGAATTCtggattttttttcttcttcttctccttgcgtGTAATAAAAAGAACGTATTTACGTGCCGGGCTTTATTTGTTGTTGTTCTTGCTTGTGAAACTCTAACATGTGAAACATTAGCTTGTCGTGCATGCCCTCTTACTCTCTCAGTCGGCCGCTCAggagggcgtgctacttgttgaaaAGGTGCTAATATTTCCAGCTCTACTAACTTCCCTGCCCAAGCAAACCTATATACGTAGGCCTTGTATACAATGCAAGGTGCATAAAAAAATAAACCCATTTTTCTTAAGTATCAATACTTATTTATAgagtatatatagagacttaattagacACCTCTTGTGTAAAGATAAATACTGCTACTTGAGAAAAACTCGGTTTACTTTCCCAAACACCTCCCCTTGCCTTTAGGCGGGCCAGGCATGTCACCGTCCGGTGAAGCTGATAATGACTCGCCCCAAATAATAGACGAGAGACCCAATCCATCAAAGAGGGCGACTGTTGGCATATGCCGGCCTTTTTATCTGAACGATGATGGTGCAGTTAGCTGTAACCGCAACTGACCAAACAGACGGACTGGTTGCTGCTCAGTCTTTCGAAGGAGCTCATAGGGGAGGGtatgtgtgtgtgcgttcataaggataagtgtatgcgcgtatatatgagcgcttgtgtctgtactgatgctaaaagaaAAATGGACCAGTTGCTTCAGTAGCattttttttgcggaaaaactttcaatctattcatcttcaatcatggcagtacaacgaataccagaaataaaaattacatccagattcgtagaccacctagcgacgagtacaagcaccgaagcgagccgaaggcgcgcagcCGTCATCGCCtctccatcgccggagccgggcacaatttgttgtagtagacagtcgggaagtcgtcgtgctaaggccccataggaccagcaccccagaacagcaaccgccgccgatgaaaaataacgtagatcgaaagcatccaaaccgaagacacacgaacgtaaacggacaacgacgagatccgagcaaatccaccaaagatagatctgcgagacacctccacacgcccaccaacgatgctagacgcacccccGAAACGGGGGCACGTAACGTGAGCACGGCAAATAACGTGTCGGGATGGACCTCTAATTAAGCACGTATGGGTTCAAAGTCAAAGCGCGCCTTAACCTCCGATCGCGACATGCCGCTGTCACTAGGGCAGTAAAAAAAATCTAAACAAGTTTTTCTTCTTCTGTGAGTTACAAAAATAAGTGTTTTTTTTCGCTGTGTGCATGGGTGAAACCTAGAAACAGCTGAAATTGTAAATGGAGGCATGCATGCATGGCTGGCAGGTTGGTTCTGATtcagaacaagcatgatgcatggtaGAGCGTACGTACTGGCGTAGCTGAAGTTGCAGTCGCCGGGGGTGTCGGCGAAGTGGAGGGGGCTGGACCACCGGTACCGGAAGCGCTGCTTGTCCGCCCACGCGCACACCTCCGCGAGCTCTC is a window of Triticum dicoccoides isolate Atlit2015 ecotype Zavitan chromosome 2B, WEW_v2.0, whole genome shotgun sequence DNA encoding:
- the LOC119366037 gene encoding endonuclease 2-like; this encodes MRQGSKATQLHNTTERHEEAERESKVSSSKGRMGLLLLLQVLLVAAAARAPAAQAWGKEGHYMTCKIADGFLTSEASAAVKELLPSWADGELAEVCAWADKQRFRYRWSSPLHFADTPGDCNFSYARDCHDTKGNKDVCVVGAINNYTAALEDPSSPYDRTESLMFLAHFVGDVHQPLHCGHVDDLGGNTIKLRWYRRKSNLHHVWDSDVITQAMKDFYNRDQDTMIEAIQRNITEVWSSEEKQWEACGSQTKITCAEKYAKESALLACDAYEGVEQGDTLRDDYYFRALPVVEKRIAQGGVRLAVILNQIFSGKNSRLQSI